From the genome of Thermaerobacter marianensis DSM 12885:
GTGGCCTACCCGGTGATCCTGTGGCTGGGGGCCCGGTGGCGGCGGCTGGGGGTGCCGGCGGCGTCATGAGGGGAGCCAAGGGGCGAGCGCTGGCCGTGCTGCTGCTGGCGGCGCTGCTGCTGACCGGATGCTGGGACCTGGAAGAGATCGACCGGCGCACGGTGGTCCTGGGTCTGGCCTTTGACACCGCCCGGGACGGAGGCTGGCGCATGCTGGCCACGGTGCCGGACCCCCGCGCCCTGGTACCTTCGGGGGGAACCGCCATCGGCCCCCAGCCGCGGGAACCGGCCTTCGTCGTGCTGGAGACGCGGGGCCGGACGGCCACGGAGAACTTGGCACGCCTGCGGGACATCACCAGCCGCGAGCTCTTCCTGGGCCAGGTCCTGGTGGTCGGCGTATCCGAACGGCTGGCGCGCCAGGGCGTCGGATCGCTTTTGGAGTTCCTGATGAACGACACCGACATCCCCCGCGCGGCCTGGTTCGTGGTGGGCGCCGGGGACCCCCTGCGGGCCATGGCCGTGAAACCACCCCAGCAGACCTTCCCCGAGTTTTACCTGGACGACGCCTTCCGCGCCCGGGGCAAGCCCGCCGGCGCCCTGGCAGTACCCTACTGGCGGGTGTGGGTGACCAGCCTGCGGCCGGGCCAGGACGTGGTGGTCCCGGTGGTGGAGCCCGGGCCCCGGGGCCAGATGCGCGTCGCCCGGGTGGCGGCCTTCCGGAACAACCACCTGGTGGGTATCCTCACGGAGCGGGAGACCTGGCTGCTGGCCGTGCTGCGGGACGCCCGCAACACCCTCTGGCAGGTCGACTTGGGGGGAGGCCGTCGCATCGCCCTCCGGCCCCTGGGCGTGGACACGCGCATCGCGGCCCTCGCGCCCGCGTCCACCGGCGCACCCCGCTTCCGCTATGACGTCACCCTCAACGCCGCCCTCTTCGAGGCCCACCGGATGACGGGCATCCGGCCCGAGCCGTACGAGCGGGCGGCCCGCCGGGACCTGACCCGCGCCTTGGAGGCACTGATCCGGCGCCTTCAGGCCATGGGCAGCGATCCCCTGGGGTTCGGGGAGCGCTGGCGCATCGCCCATCCCCGCCGGTTCCAGGCGGCCACGTGGCACCGGCAGTGGCGCGACGCCCAGGTGGAGGTGCGGGTCCGGGTGAACGTCACCCGGGGCGGGGCCTTCCGCTGAGCCTTCCCCTCCTCCGGAGGATGTGGTATGCCCGTATACGGAATTGGTTCGGGTAGCGAACCATTCACCGGACTGGAGGTCCCGCAAGCCGCCTTGGGCGGCGGCCGCCGGCGGCGCAACCCGGGGCCACAGGCACACGGGCTGCCGTCGGCCCAAGGACCGCGACGGGCGCCCCGGCCGCCGCCGGCGCGCAGCCCGCCTGGCGGCGCGGGCCGCCGGTGGGCGGAGGAACTCGGCGCGGGGAGGAGCAGGGGATGGCGAAGGAGGAGGGCCGGCAGGAGATCCAGCTGCGGGGGCCCGTTCGTCCCGGCGGGTCCGGGCCGGACGAACCGGTCGCCCTGACGCGCCGCCAGGTCCGCGACAGCCTCTGGCGGGTCAACGCCCTGGCGGCCCTCACCTTCGCCGTCGTCACCATGTCCCGGCCGCTCTTCTCCGTCTTCGCCGCCGAGGACCTGGGCGCCGGGGCCACCGGGCTGGGTGTGGTGGCCGGCGCCTATGCCCTGGTCCCCCTGTTCCTCTCCCTGCCCGTCGGCGGCCTGATCAGCCGCTGGGGCGAGCGGCCCCTGATGGTGGCCGGATCGGCCGGTCTCGCGGGCGGGCTGCTGCTGGCGGCCGCCAGCCTCTCGCTGCCCTGGCTGGTGGCGGCGTCCCTGGTGGCGGGCATGGCCCAGATGCTCATGGTGGTCTGCACCCAGACCCTGGTCACCAGCCTGGGCGAGCCCCGGGAGCGCGAGCAGTACCTGGCCTGGTTCACCACGGCCACGTCGGCCGGGCAGCTGGTCGGCCCGCTGGGCGGGGGCTTCTTGGCCGACCACGCGGGCTTCCGCGCCACCTTCGCCGCGGCGGCGGTCCTGTGCCTTGGCGGCATCCTCCTGGCGCGGCGGGTCCACACGCCGCCCACGCCGGGAAAGGCGCCGGAGCTGCGGGCCCAGGCCGGGCGCGCCCGGGAGCTGCTGGCGCTGCCGGAGATGCGGCTGGCCATCCTGGCGGCCTTCTCGCTGATCTTCTCCCTGGGCGTCAACCAGTCGTTCTACTCGGTCTACGTCACGCGCGTGCTGGGGTTCAGCACGTCCACCCTGGGCATGCTGCTGGCCGTGCGCGCCGTCATGGCCCTGGCGGTCCGGGCCTACATGCGGCCGCTGGTGGCCCTGGCCGGCGGCCGGTATCGGGTGTTGTTCCTGGCCATGGTGGCGGGCGCCGTCGCCCTCGGCGCGACGCCGCTGCTGCGCGACGTGGCGTCGCTGACGGTGGCCGCGGCCCTGCTGGGCGTCGCCACCGGCCTGACCATGCCCCTCAGCATGCTGGCGGCGGCCAACTCCGTGCCGGCTGCCGAGCGCGGCCTGGCCATGGGCGTGCGCCTGACGGGCAACCGCCTGGCGGAGCTCTCGAGCCCTCTGCTGTTCGGGCCCCTGGCCGAGTGGGTCGGTCTCGGCCCCGCCTTCCACGGCGCCGGCGCCCTGTTGTTGGGTGCCGCCCTCCTGTCCCTGCGCTGGCGCCACGGCCTGGACGATGCCGACCGGCTGGCCGCTGAGGCGCCCGATCCCGCGCCGGCCCGGGCCGGCACCCGCCGCTGGGGGGCCTCCCGCCGCAAGCAGCTGGCCCGGGGCGCCGGGGGACCCGGTACCCCGGGAGTGCCCGCCCACCGGGCGGGAGACTAACCGCCGGGAGGAGAGCCGCCCGGCGAAACCGAATTTGGGCCGGGGGTGCGCCGCGGGCGACCGGGAGATCGAACCGGCCGCACCGCCCCATCGGTGTCGCAAGGGCGGCCGGCGGCCGGTACGACCTCCCGCGACGGCTTCATCATCCTGGCAGGAAGGGGATGTGGCATGACCCAACCCAACCCCGCCGGTTTGGAAGACGTGGTGGCGGGTACGTCCGAGATCTGCTTCATCGACGGCAAGGAGGGCCGGCTGCTCTATCGCGGCTACGACGTGCGCGACCTGGCCGAGCACGCGTCCTTCGAAGAGGTGGTCTACCTGCTCTGGCACGGCCGGCTGCCCAACCGGGCGGAGCTCGACGCCTTCGTCCAGCAGCTCCGGTCCCTGCAAGCCCTGCCTGGGCAGGTGCTGGACCTGATCCAGCACATCCCGCCGGCCACCCATCCCATGGCCGCCTTGCGCACCGCCGTCTCCTACCTGGGCACCCTGGACCCCGACCAGGAAGACCAGTCCCAGGAGGCCAACCTGCGCCGGGCGACGCGGCTGGTGGCCCAGTTCCCCACCCTGGTGGCGGCGATCCAGCGGGTGCGCCAGGGCAAGGAGCCCGTGGCGCCGCGCCGGGACCTGTCGCTGGCGGCCAACTTCCTCTATATGCTGCGCGGGGAAGAACCCAGCCCGCTCCATGCCGACGTGATGAACGTCGCCCTGGTCCTCCATGCCGACCACGAGCTCAACGCCTCGACCTTCGCCGCCCGGGTGGTGGCGGCCACCCTGTCGGACATGTACTCCGCCATCACCGCCGCCATCGGCGCCCTGAAGGGACCGCTCCACGGCGGGGCCAACGAGCAGGTAATGCGGACCCTGCTGGAGATCGGCTCGCCCGACAAGGCGGAGGCCTGGGTCAAGGAGGCGCTGGCGGCCAAGCGCCGCATCATGGGCTTCGGCCACCGGGTGTACAAGACGGAGGACCCCCGCGCCACCATCCTGCGGCGCCTGTCCCGCAAGGTGGCGGAGGCGGCCGGCGATCTCCGGTGGTTCGAGATCTCCCAGGCGGTGGAGAAGGTGGTGACGGCGGAGAAGGGGCTCTACCCCAACGTGGACTTCTACAGCGCCTCCACCTACTACGTGATGGGCATCCCCTTCGAGCTGTACACGCCGATCTTCGCCGTCAGCCGGATCTCCGGGTGGACGGCGCACGTGCTGGAGCAGTACGCCAACAACCGGTTGATCCGACCGCGGGCCGAGTACACCGGCCCCACCCGCCGCGAGTGGGTACCCCTGGAGCAGCGGTGATGGCACCCCATCACCGGGTGCGCGGGCACCCGCACAACCCGGGATCCCGCCGGTGCAGGCGATCCGACGGGCCGCCCCCGGGCGACCCCCGCGGGGAACCCCCGCCGGGAGCCTGCGCCGGTGGACCCGAAGATGCGCAGAGCGGGCGGCTGGCCAGGGCCGCCCGCATCTCGTTTTTGCCTGGACGCCTTGGC
Proteins encoded in this window:
- a CDS encoding Ger(x)C family spore germination protein, which gives rise to MRGAKGRALAVLLLAALLLTGCWDLEEIDRRTVVLGLAFDTARDGGWRMLATVPDPRALVPSGGTAIGPQPREPAFVVLETRGRTATENLARLRDITSRELFLGQVLVVGVSERLARQGVGSLLEFLMNDTDIPRAAWFVVGAGDPLRAMAVKPPQQTFPEFYLDDAFRARGKPAGALAVPYWRVWVTSLRPGQDVVVPVVEPGPRGQMRVARVAAFRNNHLVGILTERETWLLAVLRDARNTLWQVDLGGGRRIALRPLGVDTRIAALAPASTGAPRFRYDVTLNAALFEAHRMTGIRPEPYERAARRDLTRALEALIRRLQAMGSDPLGFGERWRIAHPRRFQAATWHRQWRDAQVEVRVRVNVTRGGAFR
- a CDS encoding citrate synthase — its product is MTQPNPAGLEDVVAGTSEICFIDGKEGRLLYRGYDVRDLAEHASFEEVVYLLWHGRLPNRAELDAFVQQLRSLQALPGQVLDLIQHIPPATHPMAALRTAVSYLGTLDPDQEDQSQEANLRRATRLVAQFPTLVAAIQRVRQGKEPVAPRRDLSLAANFLYMLRGEEPSPLHADVMNVALVLHADHELNASTFAARVVAATLSDMYSAITAAIGALKGPLHGGANEQVMRTLLEIGSPDKAEAWVKEALAAKRRIMGFGHRVYKTEDPRATILRRLSRKVAEAAGDLRWFEISQAVEKVVTAEKGLYPNVDFYSASTYYVMGIPFELYTPIFAVSRISGWTAHVLEQYANNRLIRPRAEYTGPTRREWVPLEQR
- a CDS encoding MFS transporter, producing the protein MAKEEGRQEIQLRGPVRPGGSGPDEPVALTRRQVRDSLWRVNALAALTFAVVTMSRPLFSVFAAEDLGAGATGLGVVAGAYALVPLFLSLPVGGLISRWGERPLMVAGSAGLAGGLLLAAASLSLPWLVAASLVAGMAQMLMVVCTQTLVTSLGEPREREQYLAWFTTATSAGQLVGPLGGGFLADHAGFRATFAAAAVLCLGGILLARRVHTPPTPGKAPELRAQAGRARELLALPEMRLAILAAFSLIFSLGVNQSFYSVYVTRVLGFSTSTLGMLLAVRAVMALAVRAYMRPLVALAGGRYRVLFLAMVAGAVALGATPLLRDVASLTVAAALLGVATGLTMPLSMLAAANSVPAAERGLAMGVRLTGNRLAELSSPLLFGPLAEWVGLGPAFHGAGALLLGAALLSLRWRHGLDDADRLAAEAPDPAPARAGTRRWGASRRKQLARGAGGPGTPGVPAHRAGD